One Malania oleifera isolate guangnan ecotype guangnan chromosome 9, ASM2987363v1, whole genome shotgun sequence DNA segment encodes these proteins:
- the LOC131163475 gene encoding uncharacterized protein LOC131163475: protein MVEPESSMHSASMANVDESSRNSSDDSSSVYYLHPSDNLGALLVSEILTGANYVAWSRSISIALTVKNKIAFIDGTLPQSNSGDSRIRIAWLRANNLVLSWLMNSITKEISGSLLYFTAACDVWEELKTRYLRSDGPRVFTLEKSLSSISQGARSVTEYFNEFKTLWDDYISWRPIPSCRCGILDRCSCNLLKNFTDR, encoded by the coding sequence ATGGTGGAACCTGAATCTTCTATGCATTCTGCTTCTATGGCAAATGTTGATGAATCTTCAAGAAATTCATCGGATGATTCTTCAAGTGTCTATTACTTGCATCCATCGGATAACCTTGGAGCTCTTCTAGTCTCCGAAATCTTGACTGGTGCAAATTATGTTGCGTGGAGTAGATCTATCTCCATTGCTCTTACAGTTAAGAATAAAATCGCATTTATAGATGGTACTCTGCCTCAATCCAATTCTGGTGATTCTCGGATTCGAATTGCCTGGTTGAGAGCAAATAATCTCGTTTTATCTTGgctaatgaattcaataacaAAAGAAATTTCTGGAAGTCTGTTGTACTTCACAGCTGCGTGTGATGTTTGGGAAGAACTCAAAACAAGGTATCTTCGAAGTGATGGTCCAAGAGTCTTTACCCTAGAAAAATCTCTCAGTTCGATTTCTCAAGGAGCAAGATCAGTCACTGAATACTTCAATGAATTCAAGACACTCTGGGATGATTATATAAGCTGGAGACCAATTCCAAGTTGCAGATGTGGAATTCTTGATAGATGTTCTTGtaatcttttaaagaattttacaGATAGGTAG
- the LOC131164292 gene encoding acid beta-fructofuranosidase 2, vacuolar-like — MAATFSDPENLAPVQCSYAPLPEFSDGAGQPGPTSPGRRLTKQIALYVCSGLLLFGLVQAILYGLPSAPSSGVYVAQESSASPALGAVLRPASRGPSAGVSEKTFRLKSGLLRGYPWSSDLLFWQRTAFHFQPEKNWMNGPMFYKGWYHFFYQYNPDAAVWGNIVWGHAVSKDLINWIHLPLAMVADQWYDVNGVWTGSATILPNGELVMLYTGSTNESVQVQNLAYPADPNDPLLINWVKYSGNPILVPPPGIDVKDFRDPTTAWYTPDGKWRIAIGSKVNKTGISLLYDTEDFKSFEFVDEVLHAVNGTGMWECVDFYPVSEIGKKGLDTSVNGPGVKYVLKASLDDDKNDYYALGTYIHAMSKWTPDDAKNDVGIGLRYDYGKFYASKTFYDQNKERRVLWGWIMEADSENADVQKGWASLQAIPRTILFDKRTGGNIIQWPVEEIKSLRTSVKKFNKVKVGPGSVMPLDVGTATQLDIMAEFEVDKKALKRIAGADAGYSCSASGGAAQRGALGPFGLLVLADGALSEQTPVYFYVAKGADSNLKTFFCADESRSSKATDVDKGIYGSTVPVLEGEKLSVRILVDHSILESFAQGGRTCITSRVYPTRAIHGAARLFLFNNATEAHVTASLKIWQMNSATTQSNTHVM; from the exons ATGGCTGCCACCTTCTCTGACCCAGAGAACCTTGCCCCCGTGCAATGCTCCTACGCCCCTCTGCCGGAATTCAGCGACGGCGCCGGCCAACCTGGGCCTACGTCTCCCGGTCGTCGGCTAACCAAGCAAATAGCTCTATACGTATGCAGCGGGTTACTGCTGTTTGGGTTGGTTCAGGCTATCCTGTACGGGTTGCCGTCCGCCCCTAGTTCTGGCGTATATGTGGCGCAGGAGTCTTCGGCGTCGCCGGCTTTGGGGGCCGTTTTGAGGCCGGCTTCGAGAGGGCCGTCGGCCGGCGTGTCGGAGAAGACATTCCGGTTGAAGTCCGGCTTGCTTAGAGGGTACCCTTGGAGTTCTGACCTGTTGTTTTGGCAGAGGACGGCTTTCCATTTTCAACCGGAGAAGAATTGGATGAACG GGCCTATGTTCTACAAGGGTTGGTACCACTTCTTCTACCAGTATAATCCAGATGCTGCAGTGTGGGGCAACATTGTTTGGGGCCATGCAGTGTCAAAAGACTTGATAAACTGGATTCACCTCCCTCTGGCAATGGTCGCTGATCAATGGTATGATGTCAACGGTGTCTGGACCGGCTCTGCCACCATCCTCCCCAATGGCGAACTTGTAATGCTATACACTGGATCCACTAATGAGTCAGTGCAGGTACAGAACCTTGCATACCCTGCAGACCCTAATGATCCTCTCCTCATCAACTGGGTCAAGTACTCAGGCAACCCTATTCTTGTTCCTCCTCCTGGCATCGATGTTAAGGACTTCCGTGACCCAACCACAGCCTGGTACACGCCTGACGGAAAGTGGCGGATCGCCATCGGGTCCAAGGTTAATAAGACTGGCATTTCTCTGCTCTATGACACAGAGGACTTCAAGAGCTTTGAGTTTGTAGACGAGGTGCTTCATGCTGTTAATGGCACTGGCATGTGGGAGTGTGTGGACTTCTATCCAGTTTCAGAGATAGGTAAAAAGGGCTTGGACACTTCGGTCAACGGACCTGGAGTGAAGTATGTGCTCAAGGCGAGCCTTGACGATGACAAGAATGATTATTATGCACTTGGAACTTACATACATGCCATGAGTAAATGGACTCCCGATGATGCTAAGAATGATGTTGGAATTGGATTGAGGTACGACTATGGAAAATTCTATGCATCAAAGACGTTCTATGATCAGAACAAGGAGAGGAGAGTGTTGTGGGGTTGGATTATGGAAGCTGATAGTGAAAATGCAGATGTGCAGAAAGGATGGGCATCACTTCAG GCCATTCCAAGAACAATTTTGTTTGACAAAAGGACAGGCGGCAATATAATTCAGTGGCCAGTAGAGGAGATAAAGAGTTTGAGAACAAGTGTCAAGAAGTTTAACAAGGTTAAGGTTGGACCGGGATCAGTGATGCCCCTTGACGTAGGCACAGCCACGCAG CTAGACATCATGGCTGAGTTTGAGGTAGACAAGAAGGCCCTGAAGAGGATAGCAGGTGCTGATGCGGGCTACAGCTGCAGTGCCAGTGGCGGAGCTGCTCAACGGGGCGCTTTGGGACCATTTGGTCTTCTGGTTCTCGCTGATGGAGCCCTTTCTGAGCAGACCCCTGTGTACTTCTATGTCGCCAAAGGAGCTGACAGCAATCTCAAGACTTTCTTCTGTGCCGATGAATCAAG GTCATCTAAGGCAACTGATGTCGATAAAGGAATTTATGGTAGCACAGTTCCAGTTCTAGAAGGCGAAAAGTTGTCTGTGAGGATACTG GTTGATCattcaattcttgaaagctttgctcaagGTGGTAGGACATGCATTACATCTCGAGTGTATCCAACAAGGGCAATCCATGGAGCGGCTCGCCTCTTCTTGTTCAACAATGCTACTGAGGCCCACGTTACTGCCTCATTGAAGATTTGGCAAATGAATTCTGCAACAACGCAGTCCAACACCCATGTGATGTAA